A genomic window from Pirellulaceae bacterium includes:
- a CDS encoding SMP-30/gluconolactonase/LRE family protein — protein MNRIWCSLAIILLCPQARAQQTLGRLERLTPEFDRLVAPDAKIEVLARGFTWTEGPVWIGDSNGHLLFSDIPRNTIYKYQPGAPAGREVSVFMTPSGFTGVTYYGLEPGSNGLFLDGQGRLCMCEHGDRRVSVLTDNGGKMTLADRYQGRRLNSPNDAVLMKNGDIYFTDPPYGLPEQFADSRRELDFCGVYRLKPNGELTLLTPSIARPNGIALSPDEKFLYVAQSNPQQANWTRFEVRPDGTLGDSKELLNVTDRVGKEPGLPDGLEADSQGYLWASGPGGIYVISPKGQLVGRLVTEQRTSNCTLNPDGWLYLTVDSYLCRIRTLARPITR, from the coding sequence ATGAATCGCATCTGGTGTTCGTTGGCGATTATTTTGTTATGTCCTCAGGCTCGCGCACAGCAAACGCTGGGCAGGCTGGAGCGATTAACGCCAGAGTTTGATCGTTTGGTAGCTCCAGATGCTAAGATTGAAGTGCTAGCCCGCGGGTTTACCTGGACCGAGGGCCCGGTCTGGATTGGCGACTCCAATGGGCATCTGTTGTTTTCCGATATCCCCCGCAATACGATTTACAAGTATCAGCCCGGAGCGCCGGCTGGTCGTGAAGTCAGCGTATTCATGACGCCATCGGGCTTTACGGGAGTCACGTACTATGGGCTTGAGCCCGGCAGCAACGGTTTGTTTCTAGATGGCCAGGGTCGCTTGTGCATGTGCGAGCACGGAGATCGGCGCGTCAGTGTCCTGACTGACAACGGAGGCAAAATGACATTGGCCGACCGCTATCAAGGCCGGCGGCTCAATAGTCCCAATGATGCGGTGCTGATGAAGAACGGTGACATCTACTTCACCGACCCGCCCTATGGCCTGCCAGAACAGTTCGCAGATTCACGCCGTGAGTTGGACTTCTGCGGAGTGTATCGGCTCAAGCCCAATGGCGAGTTGACATTGCTGACCCCCAGCATCGCACGTCCCAACGGCATTGCGCTCTCTCCAGACGAGAAGTTTCTGTATGTAGCGCAATCGAATCCCCAGCAGGCCAATTGGACGCGATTCGAAGTCCGCCCCGATGGCACGCTGGGAGACTCGAAAGAACTGCTCAACGTTACCGACCGCGTCGGCAAAGAACCCGGGCTGCCCGATGGACTGGAGGCCGACAGTCAAGGCTATTTGTGGGCTAGCGGACCTGGCGGCATATACGTCATCAGTCCCAAGGGCCAGCTCGTTGGTCGGCTGGTAACAGAGCAACGCACCAGCAATTGCACACTCAATCCTGACGGCTGGCTATATCTCACCGTCGACTCGTATCTGTGCCGCATCCGCACGCTGGCCAGACCGATTACGCGCTAG
- the rplI gene encoding 50S ribosomal protein L9, translating into MSSANLRARRQAFKRLPKGDHGGIELLLVHNVDHVGRQGEVVQVRPGFANNYLLPQGLAIVATEHHKRMVEKHKAKLKEIERARLGRLQSLADRIAQQSVTIEANANDEGHLYGSVGAVEIVAALRALDLVITDDQIRLQGPLKELGLYTVKIHLHHEIEADLKVWVVPSAN; encoded by the coding sequence ATGTCTTCTGCGAATCTGCGAGCCCGACGACAAGCGTTTAAGCGTTTACCCAAAGGCGATCATGGCGGCATTGAATTGCTGTTAGTACACAATGTCGACCATGTTGGACGTCAAGGTGAAGTGGTCCAGGTTCGGCCGGGCTTTGCCAACAACTATCTGCTGCCTCAAGGCTTGGCCATTGTGGCGACCGAGCATCACAAGCGGATGGTTGAGAAGCACAAGGCCAAGTTGAAGGAGATCGAAAGGGCGCGACTGGGCAGATTGCAGTCGCTGGCCGATCGAATTGCTCAACAGTCAGTAACCATCGAGGCCAATGCAAATGACGAAGGCCATTTGTATGGCAGCGTTGGAGCTGTGGAAATTGTTGCCGCGCTGCGAGCGTTGGATTTGGTTATCACCGACGACCAAATTCGACTGCAGGGACCACTCAAGGAACTGGGCTTGTACACCGTCAAGATTCACTTGCATCATGAAATTGAAGCGGACTTGAAGGTGTGGGTAGTGCCGTCGGCAAATTAG
- a CDS encoding single-stranded DNA-binding protein, protein MASYNRVILMGNLTRDIQLRYTPSGTAVTEVGLAVNDRRKNQAGEWVDETTFVDVTFWGKTAEVAGEYLSKGSAVFIEGRLKLDTWEKDGQKHYKLRVVCERMQMLGARQSGGESRSAPMQQQSHRDDFGPGSAVHEPEPVVDDIPF, encoded by the coding sequence ATGGCCAGTTACAATCGCGTCATATTGATGGGCAATTTAACCCGCGATATACAGCTTCGGTATACGCCTTCAGGAACGGCCGTCACGGAAGTTGGTTTGGCTGTCAACGATCGTCGTAAGAATCAAGCTGGGGAGTGGGTCGATGAAACAACGTTTGTCGATGTGACATTTTGGGGAAAGACCGCCGAAGTCGCTGGCGAGTACCTGAGCAAGGGCTCTGCGGTGTTCATTGAAGGCCGCTTGAAGCTGGATACTTGGGAAAAGGATGGCCAGAAACATTATAAGCTGCGAGTCGTCTGCGAGCGCATGCAGATGTTAGGTGCCAGGCAGTCCGGTGGTGAATCGCGATCGGCTCCCATGCAACAGCAGTCGCATCGCGACGATTTTGGCCCCGGCTCGGCAGTTCACGAGCCAGAACCGGTGGTTGATGACATTCCGTTTTAG
- the rpsF gene encoding 30S ribosomal protein S6 has translation MTTQCYDCFFLFDSNKFNRDPGGVAAKLHKSIEDLGGEILASRLWEERKLAYPVEGHGKGTYWISYFNMETSKVTAFNRLCKLDENILRHLVIKVDPRLVETLVAHTLGKSDAPVGAALNEEILAQSSVDDEDGEV, from the coding sequence TTGACTACTCAGTGCTACGACTGTTTCTTTTTGTTTGACAGCAACAAATTCAATCGCGACCCGGGTGGCGTGGCCGCCAAGCTGCACAAGTCGATTGAAGACTTAGGTGGTGAGATTCTTGCCAGCCGTCTGTGGGAAGAGCGCAAATTGGCTTATCCCGTTGAAGGACATGGCAAGGGCACGTATTGGATTTCCTATTTCAACATGGAAACCTCCAAGGTCACCGCCTTCAATCGCCTGTGCAAGTTGGATGAGAATATCCTTCGGCACTTGGTAATCAAGGTCGATCCGAGGTTAGTAGAGACATTGGTCGCCCACACGTTGGGCAAGTCCGACGCGCCGGTGGGTGCGGCTCTGAATGAGGAAATCCTGGCCCAAAGTAGCGTCGATGACGAAGACGGTGAAGTTTAA
- the pth gene encoding aminoacyl-tRNA hydrolase: MTLTQKLVVGLGNPGAKYVGTRHNIGFDVLDALCRKLAAPPPRVNGDGKTSSIALGSDKLLLVWPQTYMNHSGRCVRRFAQFYKTDIHSDLLVICDDLSLPVGKVRVRPQGSAGGQKGLADILQQLGSLQIPRLRIGIGAVPDHWDGADYVLSRFRDDERPVIAHSVERACSAIEAWCQHDLQYCMNHFNS, from the coding sequence ATGACGCTAACGCAGAAATTGGTGGTAGGCCTGGGTAATCCAGGAGCCAAGTACGTGGGGACACGCCACAATATTGGCTTTGATGTGCTAGACGCGCTGTGCCGCAAGCTGGCTGCCCCTCCACCGCGTGTCAATGGAGATGGTAAGACGAGTTCGATTGCTCTGGGGTCAGACAAACTACTATTGGTATGGCCTCAGACTTACATGAATCACAGCGGTCGGTGCGTGCGCCGATTTGCACAATTTTACAAGACGGACATTCACAGCGACTTGTTGGTTATTTGCGACGACTTGAGTCTTCCGGTAGGAAAGGTTCGAGTTCGACCTCAAGGGTCTGCCGGTGGGCAGAAGGGGTTGGCAGACATCCTCCAGCAGCTTGGAAGTCTACAAATACCTCGGCTGAGGATCGGTATTGGGGCTGTTCCCGACCACTGGGATGGCGCTGATTATGTGCTCAGTCGATTTCGCGACGATGAGCGACCGGTGATTGCCCACAGCGTTGAGCGAGCCTGTTCGGCCATCGAAGCTTGGTGCCAACACGATTTGCAGTACTGCATGAACCATTTTAATAGCTGA
- a CDS encoding 50S ribosomal protein L25 — protein sequence MSSETITVAKRTAIGSNASKRLRAQGQVPAILYGHGEENVNLSVRADALQGVIKHGTKLLTLTGDIADMAVLRQVQWDTYGTSVVHVDLHRVSATEAVEVTLPVHLHGEAPGIGEGGQLVFQTHELTIRCPAANIPEFITVSVSGLHLGKSIHAGEVTLPEGASMVTGSSRVVVQIVKPSENADDLAAAGAVEPELIRKEKAEKGKEAEAK from the coding sequence ATGAGTAGCGAAACAATTACCGTTGCCAAGCGTACTGCGATTGGTTCCAACGCATCCAAGCGATTGCGCGCCCAAGGCCAAGTTCCTGCGATTTTGTACGGCCACGGGGAAGAAAATGTCAATCTATCCGTTCGCGCAGATGCGCTTCAGGGCGTGATCAAGCATGGTACAAAGCTTTTGACACTGACCGGAGATATCGCTGACATGGCGGTACTGCGACAGGTTCAGTGGGACACCTACGGCACCAGCGTTGTGCACGTGGATCTTCACCGAGTTTCAGCGACCGAAGCGGTCGAGGTCACGTTGCCTGTACACCTGCACGGGGAGGCTCCTGGCATAGGCGAAGGTGGACAATTGGTGTTCCAGACACACGAGTTAACTATCCGCTGCCCAGCGGCCAATATCCCTGAGTTTATTACGGTCAGTGTTAGCGGATTGCATCTGGGCAAGTCGATTCACGCAGGCGAGGTTACACTGCCTGAGGGAGCCAGCATGGTTACCGGCAGCTCGCGCGTCGTGGTGCAAATCGTCAAGCCAAGTGAAAATGCGGATGACCTGGCTGCGGCAGGTGCGGTTGAGCCTGAGCTGATCCGCAAGGAAAAGGCGGAAAAGGGCAAAGAGGCAGAGGCCAAGTAG
- a CDS encoding co-chaperone GroES, which translates to MAKSKTNTLQFIEPIGSRVLVLKDEPKRETKGGIALPDAAEIPTITGRIVTISRLVEHDEDLPLRQYDKILFHPKNAIPVDFEPDNQLYVVPVEDIVAVFRKDKPTSQE; encoded by the coding sequence ATGGCGAAGTCGAAAACCAACACGCTCCAGTTCATTGAACCCATCGGCTCACGAGTCCTGGTGCTGAAGGACGAGCCCAAACGGGAGACAAAGGGGGGGATCGCCCTGCCCGACGCCGCAGAAATACCCACCATCACCGGCCGGATCGTCACCATCAGTCGCCTCGTCGAGCACGACGAAGACCTGCCTCTGCGTCAATACGACAAAATCCTGTTTCACCCCAAAAACGCCATCCCCGTGGACTTCGAGCCCGACAACCAACTCTATGTGGTACCTGTCGAGGATATCGTCGCTGTCTTTCGAAAGGACAAACCCACTAGCCAAGAATGA
- a CDS encoding ribose-phosphate pyrophosphokinase has product MRELKILSGQANPQLAHDICEALHLQLGSVSLGKFPDGENYCKVNDDVRGRDVFLIQPTCPPVNDTLLELLIMIDSCKRASAARVTAVIPYYGYARQDRKDEGRVPITAKLVANMITRAGADRVLTMDLHAPQIQGFFDVPVDHLYAAPVLNGFIEQMGFAAEDLVVVSPDEGSIKRAIGHSKRLGGRLAIVDKRRDSAIATTQKNIIGGPVEGKVCVIFDDMISTAGSICGAAELVHKAGAREIHIAATHGVLCGNAIERLRAAPIKSLCITNSIPLPPEKKLECTQVVSVAPLLAEAIRRIHHHKSISELFRPPAQDSGT; this is encoded by the coding sequence ATGCGTGAGTTAAAAATCCTGAGTGGACAAGCCAACCCGCAGTTGGCCCATGACATTTGTGAAGCACTGCACCTGCAGTTGGGATCGGTGTCCTTAGGCAAATTCCCTGATGGGGAGAATTATTGCAAAGTCAACGATGACGTGCGCGGCCGCGACGTATTCTTGATTCAGCCCACCTGCCCACCGGTCAACGATACGCTGTTGGAGCTGTTGATCATGATCGATAGTTGCAAGCGCGCCAGTGCTGCGCGGGTAACTGCGGTCATCCCCTACTATGGCTATGCCCGACAAGACCGCAAGGATGAAGGCCGAGTGCCTATCACGGCCAAGTTAGTCGCCAACATGATCACTCGCGCCGGTGCCGATCGCGTGCTGACGATGGATTTGCACGCTCCGCAGATTCAAGGCTTCTTTGATGTTCCCGTCGATCACTTGTACGCCGCTCCGGTGCTCAATGGATTCATCGAGCAGATGGGATTTGCTGCGGAAGACTTAGTAGTGGTGAGTCCTGACGAAGGCAGCATCAAGCGCGCGATTGGGCATTCCAAGCGGCTCGGTGGCCGCCTGGCCATTGTGGACAAGCGTCGCGACAGCGCAATAGCCACGACTCAAAAGAATATTATTGGCGGACCCGTCGAAGGCAAAGTCTGCGTGATATTCGACGACATGATCAGCACGGCGGGATCAATCTGCGGGGCCGCCGAATTGGTACACAAAGCGGGGGCACGAGAAATCCATATCGCCGCCACTCACGGTGTTTTATGCGGCAACGCCATCGAGCGTTTGCGAGCGGCTCCCATCAAGTCGCTATGCATCACCAACTCCATTCCACTTCCGCCCGAGAAGAAACTCGAGTGCACGCAAGTCGTCTCTGTGGCACCTTTGTTAGCTGAAGCCATTCGCCGCATCCACCATCATAAATCCATTAGCGAACTATTCCGCCCGCCAGCGCAGGACAGTGGCACTTAA
- a CDS encoding NTP transferase domain-containing protein: MKSDLPKVLFPALQRPMIHWVLDALEQAGIGRQIVVIGYRADDVRQELGGRSGVQFAVQQQQLGTGHAVDQCRQLLGNHNGPVLVVAGDSPLIQADSIRELLSLFRSGQYSCLLGTLLKDDPAGLGRIVRNSDGKFCGIVEHKDASPAELAVNEVNMSTYLFHGPDLLWALAQLDNSNSQGEYYLTDCPGILLRSGKNVDARTVLKSCESLSINTIDELQLVEEKMREMGYQHA; this comes from the coding sequence ATGAAGAGCGATTTGCCGAAAGTGCTGTTTCCCGCCTTGCAGCGTCCCATGATTCACTGGGTATTGGATGCTCTGGAGCAGGCTGGCATCGGTCGCCAAATTGTGGTCATCGGCTATCGCGCCGACGACGTACGTCAGGAGCTGGGCGGTCGGAGCGGCGTACAGTTCGCAGTGCAGCAGCAGCAGCTTGGCACAGGCCACGCAGTCGATCAGTGCCGCCAGCTGTTGGGAAATCACAACGGCCCAGTACTGGTCGTAGCTGGCGATTCGCCACTGATTCAGGCCGATTCCATTCGAGAGCTGTTGTCACTGTTCCGCAGCGGCCAGTACTCCTGTTTGCTGGGAACGCTACTGAAAGACGATCCCGCGGGCTTGGGAAGGATTGTCCGCAATTCTGATGGAAAATTCTGTGGAATTGTCGAACACAAGGACGCCTCTCCAGCCGAATTAGCGGTCAATGAAGTCAACATGAGCACTTACTTGTTCCACGGACCGGACTTGCTGTGGGCCCTGGCACAATTGGACAATTCAAACTCCCAGGGCGAGTACTACTTGACAGATTGTCCCGGAATTCTGCTGAGGTCGGGCAAAAACGTTGATGCGCGCACGGTACTGAAATCCTGCGAATCGCTGAGCATCAACACGATCGACGAGCTGCAATTGGTGGAGGAAAAGATGCGCGAAATGGGCTATCAACATGCGTGA
- a CDS encoding SMP-30/gluconolactonase/LRE family protein — translation MRLTTITMLLWLSFVRGAIAAEGEAIAGVGPTGPVEKWADGFLFTEGPVAGDDGELYFSDIVGQRVYRRDVEGKVDLLLQMSGMCNGLAISGSGKLIACQGGTGRIVAIDSGDGSVTPIVAQYNANPFNQPNDLFLDAKGGIYFTDPVFVSRSLPQGTMAVYYVAADGTARRCAEGLDLPNGIALSPDGATLYVAEMGSRKLLAYPVQEPGKLGAKRELIALPHGGDGITVDRQGNVYVTQPDSSSIAVVDPHGTLLGSLPFPERPANCTFGGKQGKTLIATARRGIYAVPMHVAGFPGNRLPQ, via the coding sequence ATGAGATTAACTACCATAACCATGTTGTTGTGGCTGTCGTTTGTCCGAGGAGCTATTGCCGCAGAGGGGGAGGCTATCGCTGGCGTTGGGCCCACTGGCCCGGTTGAGAAATGGGCCGATGGGTTTCTGTTTACTGAAGGGCCAGTGGCCGGTGACGATGGTGAACTTTATTTCTCAGATATCGTGGGGCAGCGGGTCTACCGCCGCGATGTCGAGGGAAAAGTTGACCTGCTGCTGCAAATGAGTGGCATGTGCAATGGCCTGGCGATTTCCGGCAGCGGGAAACTGATTGCTTGCCAAGGTGGGACGGGACGGATTGTCGCGATTGATTCGGGGGATGGTAGCGTGACTCCCATCGTGGCTCAATACAACGCTAATCCATTCAACCAGCCCAACGATTTGTTTCTGGATGCAAAGGGCGGAATCTACTTTACCGATCCAGTGTTCGTATCCCGATCGTTACCCCAGGGTACGATGGCGGTTTATTACGTAGCTGCCGATGGCACGGCGCGGCGCTGTGCAGAAGGATTGGACCTGCCCAACGGAATCGCGCTGTCGCCCGACGGTGCGACGTTGTACGTCGCCGAGATGGGAAGTCGCAAACTGCTGGCCTATCCGGTGCAGGAACCAGGTAAACTTGGAGCGAAACGGGAATTGATTGCGTTGCCACACGGCGGTGATGGGATTACCGTCGATCGTCAGGGCAACGTCTACGTTACCCAGCCAGACAGCTCCTCGATCGCTGTAGTCGACCCCCACGGCACACTGCTCGGTTCACTTCCGTTTCCCGAGCGACCAGCCAATTGCACGTTCGGCGGCAAACAGGGTAAAACCTTAATAGCCACTGCTCGCCGCGGGATTTACGCCGTTCCCATGCATGTCGCAGGATTCCCTGGCAATCGCCTACCGCAGTAA